In the Natrinema sp. CBA1119 genome, GGTAGGTGTATGTCTCACTCCAGACCAGCCAACCGGCGTGCGGTGGCGCGCGCTGGGCCGCGGCGAACGAAGGCGAGGCGTGAACGAAGTGAGCGCCTCGGAAAGCGAACGGTGACCGCAGGGAACCGTGAGCCGTGTGAGTCGCGGCCTGAAGCCGTGCGAGGGATGAGCGAGGGAAGAATGACCGAGCGAATCGGTTGGGGAGGGCGTGGCGATTCCGTGTTGCCACGATAGCAGGACACTTTGTTCATCGTACTCCCATCAGAACCCACTGCTCCGTCATATCTCGAGAAATCGAAATATCAGGCCCCTAGTCGCGAACGGACTCGAGTCGCATCAGCGGATAGCCGTCTTCCATCTCCATGCGCGTGACGACCTCGCAGCCCTCGTAGTCGACGACGATTTCGACCGCGAGGAATCGGCCCGTCAGTTCGGTGTAGTCGGCGCTCGAGTCGGCGAGTTCGGCCTCGAGTTCGTCGGTCAAGATGTCGACGGCGACGTCGGTGCAGTGGGGCTGGTTCTCGATCGAGTCTTCGATCGCCGTCTCGAGGCTCGCGGCGCTGGCCGGCGAGACGGGCGTGCCGGCGAACTGGTGGTAGAGCGAGCCGAACTTGATGCCGGCCTCGAAGCAGGCGGCCTCGGCGTCCGTGGGTGACGTGTCTGTCGGCATGTACC is a window encoding:
- a CDS encoding dihydroneopterin aldolase family protein, with translation MPTDTSPTDAEAACFEAGIKFGSLYHQFAGTPVSPASAASLETAIEDSIENQPHCTDVAVDILTDELEAELADSSADYTELTGRFLAVEIVVDYEGCEVVTRMEMEDGYPLMRLESVRD